From the Telopea speciosissima isolate NSW1024214 ecotype Mountain lineage chromosome 9, Tspe_v1, whole genome shotgun sequence genome, the window ccgatatggtatcggcctgGATTGGCTATATCGGGctaaattacccctgaatctccttaaaaaaatgaGTTCTCTGACCATTTCACCCTTTGTCAATACCGTGCTACTTATACGGTATCGGCATGATCTGATATCGGCATGGTATCGATATCGATGACTAACAAGCTGGTACATTGCCCGATCACCCTTTGTCGATGCCGTGCTGCGTCGGTATCGGCATGATACGGTATCGGCATGGTATCGATATCGATGACTAACAAGCAGGTACATTGCCCGATATGGgcgatatgatactgatacttagaaccatgatctattTGAAGAacaatgaggatgaaatgtcgaataaaaaattaattaaatagaaaaattgaagaaaaaacaacaaaaaaaaaaaaactagatggactaaaaaatgggagagaagaagCGGGGTGGGTgctttattttttactattttaaggataaaaatagtaaaaagtagaagatgaatggtaggttaaataaatgagcaggttactaggtgaaaaaaaagggtaatctgagtatttaaaaatatgagggtagaaggaaatgtaaaagttaaaaaacaaggtagtttcagaaaagaagtttaaagtaggataattttaataaatataagcTAAGTGTAcgatagtgatagtaattgtccCGAATATAATTGTGTCACCTGCAGCTCAATAGACTATAAAAGGtacattttatcaaagaaaaacaaaaaaaaacaaaaaactataaTAGGTACTTAAATCGTTTATTTTAATTAGATGCCTTTTTAACTACTTTGTCATGATATCCTTTTTAAGTGCGGAAAATGTCGGAATCCAAATCCTCTCCCAAAAATAAACGTTTACCCATTACATCTCCCATTGGTCCGCCTTAAGTTCAAACAGGATCTGGGTTGAAATATCTTGaccttgagggtgggtcaggatTGAAAATTGACGGGTTTGATCGGATTAGATTTGAGGTCTCGGGTTAAGCCTATCCTGACTCAACCCAACCTTGTCTATTcatgtttttttattggttcatcttcttctttctcttctttctcttttttttatctcctccagttctctgTCGGACTCAGTTTCCCAGTTCTTCTAATAGGGGGGTGGTGGACCCACCTAAGCAAAGTGTTCAGTcaagggtaggatggtcattccaACCCTCCTTTTAGAGGAATTGAGGAACTTGactgggcagggaactggaggagataaagatcctatCCTTGCCCCTccatggtcagggccaattATGGTCAACCCGACCTGACCTTGCGgatgggtcagggttggattttttttggccctgagtcgaGATCATGCAAGACCAGGCCTgagcctagctaaggggactcagagTTGGGCTGAGATTTTAAaaggcccaacccgaccctattgcaacccaatctcccaccatccatggggtgcACACCCCAAAGGTGATCCCCACACCAGATGGATGTTGTGATATCGACTCTGGTAGTTAAATATCATTGGAGAGGATTCGTGCTCAAAATGTCGAGCTCCCGTACATGAAGGCTTTGTGGTTGATCCGACTCATAAAATgggatcgtgatcctctactACCAGGCAGCTGTGAAACCTCACACAAgtaggggcgaaatgaccatcccacccacTGCCGGGGTGGAGTCCACGCCTTCCCTGTGTGAGGCTGGACACCAGCGGCACAGCCGCCaggcagcagaggatccaaatagCATAATATGTCCAAGGTAATCGAATCACTCACACCGTTACGTCCTTACAAACACACAAAGTTTCAAAtcaatctccctctctctctcatatgaacTATGAAGTGCATGCGTTAAAGAGAGATCATTAGGAGCATAGCTGCACCACCGAAGAAGACGCTCAACCCGTCAGAGCTTGCCGGGTCCAGAATCCGTAGCAGGTCtgaacatctctctctctctctctgtgtaaGAACCAAAGCAACTCCTATAAAACGACCGACCCCCACTCCTTTTTCTGTTACTTGAAAGCACTTGATTCAGACTCCAGAAGCGACTGTTTTGAGTTTGGGTTTCTCTTTTACTCTTTCAGTATATTTTCGATTTTGCCCTTTACTGTTCTTCTCTGATTCCCCCCACCCAAACCAATCTTAGAACCCTTATATAAATCGCATTAACTTCAACTCGCCTCAGTCCTCATTCCCCATACAACAAacatctcttcttccttcttcagttGGAATCAGTTTTGGTGTTCAAAGATGATGCATGTCGTGAAGGAAACAAGGAACACGAACCAAGTGGTGAGGAGATTTCCGGTGGAACTGGTGAAGACGTATGAGAAGATGAGGAAGCTGGCTTCAGCCAATGCTGTGGTGGTGTTCAGCATCAGTAGCTGCTGCATGTGCCACGTGGTCAAGAGCTTACTCTTTGGCCTTGGAGTAGGTCCCACTATCGTGGAACTAGACGAGGAAAAGAACGGCAAGGAGATGCAAGCCGTACTCTACGTCCTCGTCGGCGACGACCGCGAACAACCGGTGCCGGCAATATTCGTTGGCGGCAAATTCTTAGGTGGGGTTGAGACCGTTATGTCCTCTCATATTAATGGATCTCTTGTTCCTCTCCTCAAAGAAGCTGGTGCTCTCTGGCTCTGATCAACAAAGAGAACATATGTACAACTTTCCTTCTGTATCTGTTCTCTCTACTTAATTTGTCTTTCTTTATGTGGCCATGTTTGTATAGAGATTCTAATCTATTAGTACAGAGTACAAGCGATATTCCCGGCGTTTATGTATCTCTTAAACTATTTTCTAGTCGAGAAAAAATGGATTTACGGACcggatttttttctttcccgGCGAGGAGTTGTAGTGTTTGCACTACGTAATGTGAAATGCAAAATACGGTTCTGTTACACTACAGAAATGTTTTTCATGTAATTACGGAAATGGCACTGTAGAGATTAAAGGTACACGTCTTCCTGCGAGTCTCGAGGTTAATGGTACAGTACTCCAGTGGCATAGTGGTAATTTTCAGATGGATCGGGACTGGTGACCTGATTCGACGAGATTCTGTTATTTTGTGGCCAATAATAGATTGAAACGTAAAACGGGGGTCTGGTTATCCATGCTAACGGACGCTTTGAGTGTAACCGTGTAAGCGAAAATCGTTGAGTTCTCTTCTCTAAAGGTTCAATATTGTGTTTATTATTACACGAATGCCCCAACCTCACTTCTCCTATGAACAAAAGGCGGGAATCAATTATCTGATGGAAGGGGAAATTCCTTTCACAGGCTGGTCGATTTACACTAATCAAATCCTGTTCTCCATTCAATATTTACATATCAGATGTCTTGTTTTTTATTCCCTAAGTCCATCtcttcaaaacttgattctatAAGTTCCAATTTCTGGAAATGTGGGTGTCCAGAAAGTCGTAATGTTTCCCTTATCTCTTGGTCCTCTATGTGCAGATCGAAACATCTGGGGGGTGGGCTGGGTACCCACTTGCATTAGAGTCATAACCGGGCTCTCAACCTCAAATTAGGATGGGGATTGCTTACTGAACCAAATTCCTTATGGGCTAGAGTTCTTTAGGGTAAATACTTCCCAAATCAATCCCTCCTTAACCCTAGCACCAGTCTCAAGACCGGCTCTTGGACATGGAATAATATTCGGGCTGTTgtccctcttttaagaggaatgGTCAATTGGCAAATAGGTGATGGATCACAAATTGACATTTGAAATGATCCTTGGAGCCCGTCCAATTCCTTCACCACCTTAAACCAAGTTGTTTCCAACAATCCTCTTTACCAAACAGTAAATGAACTTATTATTAACAGGGAATGGAACAAACCATTAATTAACTCATTATTCCCACCTGCTATTTATTCACTTATCCTTTCCATTCCTCTCTCTATGCAGCCTTTCAATGACCACCTCTTCTCACCTCTTTCCAAATCTGGAAAAGTCACCACTAAAACAATGGCTATGTGTTTAGCAACTCAAACCTCCATGCCCACCTCCCCCTTGCTTCGACCTCTCTGGAAACATTTATAGAaattgaagatcccacccaaatTCCCTTTGTTTTTCTGGAAATTCATTCATAATGGCATCCCTACCAAATCGAACCTTCCTTGGCTTGACCAGTCACATAACTGGTGCCCTTTCTGTAAAAATGCCCAGAAATCACCAtggcacatttttttttctcttgtaagTTTACAAAACGGATTTGGTTGGCAAGACCACTTGGGCTATGCACTGAGAACTTCACTGGTACCACACCTATGGAAGCCATAGGATCCCTAATATCCAAAGTTTCAACAACTACCCTTGATGGAACCTACATTTTTGCATCATATGCATCACTATTTATTTCGTTTGGATCCACAGGAACCAAATACTTTTTGACAAAAAAACTTTCAATCCACACACCATAATGAGCAATGTTATGAGGTGGACCTATGATCTAAATCTCATCCCCTCGGTGGCCCAGAATGATGTATCCACAACCTCGACCCCTATGATATCACTTCCAAAATCTTTCTATCTAGACCTGGAAACTGAGGAAAAGTGTATTCTTATTACAGATGGAAGCTACTGCCATTCGAATTCAAGTGGCGGATGGGGTTTCTTGCTCATTTATAACAAACAGTTGTATGCTTCCTCTATGAATTGTGATTCTGTAGGATCGGCACAAGAGGCGAAATTGCAAGGAATCCAAGAAGGGCTCCAAAAATCACTTGCATTGAATCCAAGAAGGGCTCCAAAAATCACTTGCATTGGACTGCAAAGAAATAGCTGTCTGGACCGATTCTCAACAGATCAAGGACTGGCTCGAGAGCTCTGCAAATCATCCGTGGCCTTTTCAACTCTACACTTGGTTATTTGACATATCCCACTTAATTGCATCCTTACGGTCTgtaataattttaaaacaacCTAGACTTTACGTTGAACCAATAGATAGGATTTCAAGGTATGCTAAACTTCATAACTCCTCTTCAGACGATCTCAATCGTATTGTAAGTATTATGTTTaaggatccgactcctctacttccaaagtgGGCTATACTTCCGTGCGGCCCACATTGCCCCACATACAAGGCGAAGGAAAATACCGCCTTgcccttgcccgagcgggggcaAGGCGATACTTTCCGCACGCCTTGTATGTGGGGCAGGCGGGGGCAAGGCGATACTTTCCTTCGCCTTGTATGTGGGGCAATATGGGGCGCACGAAAGTACAACCCACTTTGAAAGTAGAGAAATCTCTTCCTATGTTTAATGAGTAAGGTTTCTttatttcaaccaaaaaaaaaaaaaaaggcgggAATGTGTTTAGCTTCATGGTAACACGTGTTTCGTGTAGAATATTTAGATCCATAACGGATGGGCCCGGGAGACCGttcaaaaagaataatcgaagATTTTGATGGCTCAACGTCATCTGATTATTGCCAATTGCCAGAATTCGCAATTCTTTTTTCCAACCTCTGCATTGGAACGTGTcaatatcatatcatactattaataataacaataataataagagtaaattactcccccctcccctcgattatgctctaatgacaagcccctcccctgggtattgaataatgactctcccctcccctgtattaacaagattctatcaaccgtatccATTTTGACTGACGGTGTTAAAAATGCAAATAaaaagacaataataccccCATCTCTACctcacttctttcttcttcctcctgtaaCCCCACCCGCCCCCACCACTCTcgcaccaccgccaccccactcttcttcttcttcttcttcttcctaatgCATCTCCAGAAAGTGTGCAGTTTCCATGTTTAGGTGTGAAAAAGCTCGGCAGAGATTGGAACCCTTATAAAACTCAAGTTGGAGACTAGAGCTCGTATGTCTACCAATTCATCATCGTCAAGACCGATCTCAATCACCTCTGCTAAGGTGTTACGCCATGAGAGGAGGTTGGAGTGGTGGTCATATGGCCCAACAAAGACCacccatctctcttctctctttagGCTCTTGAGTATCCTTTCTCTCATGGTTGAAATCACCGTGATTCCCATAACCTCTTGAAGACATTTGATTGTTGCGGTGGTGCGAGCCACAGAATATGAATGCATCATCTGCTCCTACGCCTAAGCAATTTTTAATGTATGTGGTTGCCTCCTTCACTATCTTAGTCGTCTTGTGCCCCACATAGCTGTCACTTGTATGTGTGTTCCCTGTAAATCAATTCAAAATGAAGTATTTTCCATAGAAAGGAACCAAAAGAGAGGGCTTTCAGTCAATCCATGGTGGTTATACGAGTCTATAGGAGTCGGTGGTGGAGTAAATGGTGGAGAAGGCATAGGAGTTAAAAATGGGGTCTCCACACTGGGAGGATATCACTCAAGCTCCTACTTCTTGACCCTTTTCGGCTTTTTCGACTTCTGAATTTCCCATCATCGGACTCCAAATCTTCCTTCAAATCTTCTTTAATGGTGAAGAGGAATCGTGGAGGTCCACAGAGATTCTGCCGCATCAAGAGTTCCAAATCCATGGCATCATCTTCAAAGGGTTTCAGAATAAATCCTTATGTGACTCAAAATGAAGGATAAGTTAATTCTCCTGTTTTTATGACCATGGGCTCTTGTAATTCTCACGAGGTGCAGAGTTCTGAGGTTCAAGGTTGTGGAACTCGACAACGGTGTTGTGGAACTCGACAACGGTGGTTTGATTTTTTCCAAAGAAACGTATAAAATAGCTCTCTTGTAGGATTTTGTTGTAATCATCTTCAATCTCTCTGTTGTGACTCTCTTTTTCCACCAtaacaaatagtagagcttTGCAACAAGAGCTAAGAGCAGTTAACGAACACCAAAATTAGACCAATTCCTAAAGCGCTCAAAGGCCTCATCCTTGCTCAGAATCACATTCCACATCTATCGTCGCTATTCTTTCTTCAAGATCTCATTGCAATATCCAAAATTTCAGCTAGGTCTGAATTTTCTGTACTACCAATCTCTCTGTTCTCTCATTGATCATAGGAAACGATCATCGTGCAATCGTGAGGCCGGGAGATCGAGAGGTTTGGCTTCGTTACTTTCCGCGATGAGCAATCGATGAGGATACTATTGAAGGGATGAACGGATAGGACCTTGATGGTAGGAATATTACCGTCAATCAAGCCCGGACCGGGGGTCtttggcggtggtggtggtggtggaggtggttaTTGTAGCGGTGGTGGCGGAGGCTATAGAGGTGAAGGCGCGGTGGTTATGGACGTCGTGAGGGGCGGTGGTGGATACGACCATGGTAGTGACCGTGGCTAAGGAAATGGTGGTGGTGACCGTGGCTAgaagtggtggtggcggtggtgatggtgatgttAGTCAAGCTGGAGAAAtgaggtttttagggttttgatatggttaggggtataattggaatatcacaaacataagggtattttagggtttaaatgaatatttttagggtgatgtcatcacttaacgatcatttttaacggaatgggtacggttgatagaatcttgttaatacaGGGgagggagagtcattactcaatacccaggggaggggtttgtcattagagcataatcgaggggaggggagtaatttactctaataataataatgaggcAAAAAAATTGTGATACGCACGTGTCAAATAAATTTGCAGGACGTTCTTTTCTGATAACCAGGGATTTTACGTAGCGCAATCTCAGTCGTTGAACGTCTTCCCCCAATTCAACCGAAAAAACTGACGACAGCAGATCATTATTTGAAATCCTATCAACGGTTATGTAGCTGAATCCCCTGGAAGTCTCTTCCCTTACGGAATCTTAGGGAGAGTGGGAGAGTGGGacgtctctctatctctctctgatCGACGATTTTGCAGAAATCTCATGTCAATCCCTCTATCTTCACTGGTCTACCCTGCGGTCAAATGGTCGATTTATCGCGCGAATCCTAAAACACTAATGAGGAGCGATCTTCTCTCGTCTTCAGCCATCtctcttgttttcttctctaaGGAACCGAAGACGAAGACAATCTCAGGTTCTTCACgacgctctctctctctctctttctctctttgtttctctgcaactccaagGAAGCGCAGACAGTCTCTGCAACTTCAAGCGAAGAGagtctctcgttctctctctctatcgttctcgttttctttgtctctgtctctctctctttatctctctccctctctctgtatctctctgtctctccctttatcgTTCTCGTTCCATTGTAGTTAGggtgtttttaaaaaaaattggaattattGATTGCTAAccaatttttttctccatttcaggtTCTAGGAAGTTCATAACGCAGGTATGgcatatttcttctctctttcccttatcTATCGTTGCATTATAGtgagggtttttaaaaaaaatttcatggttTGTACTGATTGCATTCCATATTTTGGCTTTCTTCTGTGATTAGCCTGAATCTCACGGTTGTTCGACATTTGTTTGTAGGTTTATGAAATGTTCATTAGTCCTTTATCATGATATATttattacttcttttttttctttctgtattTGTGATTGGTAGCCTGGGAGTGTGATTAATTTGGTTATCAGAGAGGTCTACTGATGCCAAAGATTCTGGCATTGGAAAGTTTGGTAAGTGGCCTTTGAGGTTACAACCAGCAAGGTGCACATCTGTGAGGGGTTTTTTTCTAATCCAGTCAGGAACATTTGCTAAATGGAGTTTGTTGTAGGGTAAGTCTATTGACAGTAGAAGATAGGATGCCATTTGGAAGGATTGGTGGTGAGGGATCTGAAAACCCATTTCTTGACAGGTTAAGTTGCCAAAGTTTCTGTAGCCTTGAAACTGAAACTAGGATTTGACCAGTGAGCTGATTATCACTCAGAGAAATGGTGGTAAGAGAAAGGTCAATGTGATCTGGGATTCTACCTGTGAGCTGGTTATGGCTCAGAGAAAGGTCCATGAGATTGGGCAAGTTACAAAGGGAACTGGGTATCTGGTCTGAGAGCTTGTTATTTGAAAGGTCAATAGAAGTTAGATTATGAAACTGTCCAAAAAAATCTGGAATCAGCCCAGGGAGAGTGTCTTCAGTAAGGGCAGTTGACCTAGACTTGGAGGAATGGATCCTTCAAAGCTGTTATCTTCAAGAACAAGGACAAGTTGGGTGAGGTGGGTTAACTTTgagaagctctctctctctctctcgttctctcgtGCTCTCTGCTgtgtctcactctctctctctccctccctcttcttTTAGCTCAGACCACCGatctatattttaaaaaaataaaaatttatgctTCTCTGTCCAATttaggttttctagttattgattataatttttgttgtgtttttCTTCTAGGTGGATTAAGGTGGACAGTGAAGACCGGGTCAGGCAAGGCATTTGGTTAAGGTGAttttcttattctctctctctctctctctgtatcttccttttgtttcatgaattagaaaaaaaatttctgtatATTCTGGTTTCAGCCTTCAACTAATGGATACATAGCTGTAATCTTTCTCCTTAAGGAACCAGTACTGCGCCTGATCCTTTTTAGAGACAACCtgaatttgaaaataaatttagaaaTTTAAGTGGCATCACGTTACAGAATAAGAGAGTTATAAGGTAGGAGGTAGCTATAAGCCTATAACACATACCTCTTGAAGAAAATCAGCTGCTCCCTTTCTTTTTGAACACCTAAATCCACAATAttcaaagaattcaagaatATAACTACATGGACCATGGTACACAATCTTTCCTTCTACCATCAAAATAACGTCGTCAAATAGATTATAGGTCTCTGGTGCAGGCTGAAGAAGTGAGATCAATGCCGTGGCATCTGTTAGATGCACCAAGTGCTGAAGGCAAGAAACAATCTGAAAGTTTGTAGAACTGTCCAGGCCATTTGATATTTCATCCATAAAAAGAGCTTTTATTGGACCCACAATCATTTCCCCTAAAAAAgaacattgtatttttttaaggaaaaaataatagtATCCAACTTAACCCCTCCAAGAAAGAAATCTATACACATTTTTAATACATGATATGCTATAATCATCTGATCCACCTCAATATTCACCCCACCTGTAGTCAGTCTCTTCTTTTGACCACCTGAAATACCTCTGCTCATGGCATCTCCAACCATTGAATCAGCACAAATATCAAGACCAAGAATCTGAATGGTATTAACATGCAAGACAGTCACATAAACCAGTGATCCTGCTATGCATTAATAAAGAAAAGCatgatttcaaactgttgaaTATATTTACTTTTAAGATGTAGTCTGTTTGAATGGTTTTTCCGGTGCCTTCAACAGAAATTGCATATTAAAACAGCTCATAAATGAAAGTCCgagtgtgagtgtgtataggggcagcatggggtgggggtgagtgtgagtgtgtgagtgtgtgttggggcagcaaggggtgtgagtgtgtgtgggggcagcatggggtgggggtgagtgtgagtgtgtgagtgtgtataggggcagcatggggtgggggtgagtgtgagtgtgtgagtgtgtgtaggggcagcaaggggtgggtgagtgtgagtgtgtgagtgtgtgtgggggcagcatggggtgggggtgagtgtgagtgtgtataggggcaggtgggggtgagtgtgagtgtgtgagtgtgtgtaggggcagcaaggggtgggtgagtgtgagtgtgtgtaggggcagcaaggggtgggtgagtgtgagtgtgtgagtgtgtgtgggggcagcatggggtgggggtgagtgtgagaGTGAGTGTGTGGGTCTATTAtttgtttataattattatatttGGTGGCTTAATGGGTAACTGTTGTAAAGTGCTTTTATGTTTGCTTAATGGGTAACTGTTGTAAAGTGCTCTTGTTAAACTAGACAACTAAAATTCCTTACACCTACATTCTCCTTCTATCTCAACTATTTAGACCTTTCTTTTACTTCCCTTAAGACCTCTTGTTAGCCTAGGGTTCATTGATCACCTATATTTTCTGCCAAATTGATATCAAAGCCAaatctaatccatcacatgccCAAGACCATGGAGTAGAGACAAATCAATCCCATCAAGGCATGAAAGATTCATATGGTGATTAAGCAAGTTACTTTGATTGGATCCTTAAATTAAGGTTTGGTTAATTAATCTTAGCTATGAATCTTCACTTACcttctacccccccccccccccccaaaaaaaaaaaaaaaaaaaaaagatatatagaAACTAGAGGGGATGCCCTCCAATGGGGGAAGATAAGTATAAGTAGGTCTGCATTTCTCCAGAAAGACTTTCAATACTTTCTCCATTTAAACTACTTTTTCACCCCAAAGACTTAGAGAAACTTTCCCCTTTTGTTACATAGGAACGAGATAAACTTTCTAATTGTCCTTCACAATCAAACCTAACATACTTGTTGCTCGTgttctccccttctctttcatcaatttatttattttatttctcttggaaGCTGTGATCAGCCTAAGATTAGTTAGCATTATACCAGTTTCCATGTCTCTTAAGGAAACTACAAACACTATTTAATTTACATTACAATTATAGTACCCCAGGCATTTGCTTTTCCCAGTGGGTTGCTCACTTGCTCCATACAAACCTTATGTTGAAACATATAAAATGCATAAACAGTGAGTTTTGATGATGATACTTCCACATTTGAAGAACCAATCCAGTTAAAGGAAATATATTATTGAAAGgcttgttataaaaaaaaaaccaatatggAGTGCAAAGTCACAAAAGGGACTGAAGGTTATGGCCTTAGATATGGGGACTGAAATTCAAGGGTCAGTAGTTTTTCCATTGATAGATGATCTGCTTAcactttattttttctcttgggATATATAACCTTTTTCTCATCTTTCTACATTCCCTCATTGTTTGTAGAAGAAAAATGATTGAAAATTAATATATTAGAGAAAGATTTCCTtatttgggggtggggggaattACAGATGATTGCCTTTTCTTGAAAAGCTGACAATCAAATTTATATCGAGATTATAATAAACctcatttctatttttcttcattttgttgtgGATCTTGTTTTGCCATTTTGTGAGCATGTGTATTGAGTTTCTCAGTCATAGGATGACCTCTTGGACCCCATAATGTACAGTAGTAGTTGAACCACTATTTATAGATAACagcttttttctctctttgggaGGGTACTGGGGGTGGTAAAACAGATTTAAAACAATACTTTGGGTCATTGAAACCACATAATATCTTCTATTTTGCTGGGTACA encodes:
- the LOC122638961 gene encoding glutaredoxin-C1-like; translated protein: MMHVVKETRNTNQVVRRFPVELVKTYEKMRKLASANAVVVFSISSCCMCHVVKSLLFGLGVGPTIVELDEEKNGKEMQAVLYVLVGDDREQPVPAIFVGGKFLGGVETVMSSHINGSLVPLLKEAGALWL